AGAATACGTGCAGAAATGCTAGAGGAAGTCAGGCGTGGAAGCAGATGGTATCGTTATACATGGACAATGAGGATGAGTTCAACAAACATTACCATAAGAGATCACTAGTAGAAAGCGTGTTCAATGTGATAAAGGGAGTGTTTGGCAACAACCTGAACGCAAGGAAGAGAAAGATGCAGAGGAAGGAGCTGATGTTGCGAATAATTTGCTATAACATTGGGATAGTCAATTTGCAGGAGATCAAGAATAGCATGGCAGAATAGACTTTCAGGACACAGCCGATTATTACCATGTCATGAAAAGTAATTTTTTAAAGTCTTGATCTATAAATGGTGCGTTATGGACAGCTATGACATAGCAATATTATATCAGATATGGGCTCCTTCATCCCCTATGCTTGCTAGCATAGATTGTCCTACTAGCGTCAGCAAGTTAAATCCAAGATGGTTCCGTTAACTCGATAGAAGAGGATCAGCGGCTACCTTAAAATACTTGAATATTTTCGTGTTATCATTGGTGAGGTTCGTCCTCTGCTTTCTCCATCTATCACCGCAAAAATCACCGATTAAGCGTTAGGGCGCATACAGCCTTAAAGGTTTGTTTCTAGAATAACACCCCTCAAATACTCAAAATGCGGTCATTAGCAGTTGAAAGGTTATAAAATAGTGTCTGGAGATAGTTGTGTTTTGAACTTAAACGAGATAAATGAAATATTCAGGAAAGCCATTATTAAAGTCTACTTTGAGCCTGAATTGATAAAACTGGGATACAGAAAGTCAGCGGTCAAACACCCGACTATTAGTGATGACGGACTTACAGCCAACAACTTCCTTCATCTGTATTTTGACGTAGGTACTGGAAGTGATTATCCGGATGGCGATGAGTGGTTTATGGTAGAATATCTTCTTCCGTATAATATTAAACTCCCGGATAAGATCAAGGGACCAGATTATTTTACGACTATATCGCTGCAGGACGGTAAGAATTTTTGGAGACATAGAGAACTAATACGTTACAAATACGGGAAAGCAAAAAAACTAAGCGAGGCCTTGGATTTTATGGACAAGAAATACAAAGAATTGTTCGGTTCACTTGAAGAATCGTCGGTAACTAGCAAGTTATCATAACCCGTTTGATATTACCCACTCTCCACCTTCATATTTGAATAGGGTGCCATTTCCTTTAGCAATCCATGGTTTCCATCTTGCACTAATGGGATCGAACTGATAGTGAACGCTATCCGTCCCTGTAGGAAGTTTTTCGGCATCTATATGAAATGATACCAGTTCGTTAAGAAATTCCATTTTCTCTAATGCAAATTCAAACAAGTTCTCTTCACGCATTGCGACTGTAAACGACAATGCAGGTTTTCCAGTAAAATGCATTATCAACATCACTCCTTTCTTGCCGGTACGTCTTCTCATCTCCTTAATGAGGAAAGTTATGTTGCCCCATCGCTTGTGTCCAAAAACCTCAAAGAAATTGCTGTTAAATTCTAGAGGAAAGTTGATATCGATCATACATGCATAATTATCCTCATACCTACGTTCAACCTTTCTTTCATAAACTGTAAAAGTGCCGTTGAGTATGCTAAAGAGCGCTTCTACTTCAAAAGGTGCTATGCCATAATGTTCGAATGAGGCAACCGGTCTAGCACTCATTGGGTCTTATTACAGCATAAAATATTAAACATTTTCTGATCCAATTTTTATTCTAGAATTTAAAGACTGGTTTGACAAGCAGTTCTTGATCACAATCATTGCAAACCTTTAAAGTTACGTTGCCCATGGTAGGGCATGGCATATGTGTATGAGCAAGAATTGA
Above is a genomic segment from Nitrososphaerales archaeon containing:
- a CDS encoding transposase, with amino-acid sequence NTCRNARGSQAWKQMVSLYMDNEDEFNKHYHKRSLVESVFNVIKGVFGNNLNARKRKMQRKELMLRIICYNIGIVNLQEIKNSMAE